In Phyllopteryx taeniolatus isolate TA_2022b chromosome 1, UOR_Ptae_1.2, whole genome shotgun sequence, the following proteins share a genomic window:
- the slc9a8 gene encoding sodium/hydrogen exchanger 8: MFTGMETARVHVLFLCFVLFLYPCVSERTETVNTLDANDSEDSGRGTLHKDESLSKKQLALVKHDFGDARDLLDRAEDSATVSKTNDTENHTNDSTNSTSSSNKPTMPAPPNPKAILPVQTGVEAQEEEQSNGLTIFFSLLVIGICIILVHLLIKFKLHFLPESVAVVSLGILMGGFIKIIEFQELANWKEEEMFRPNMFFLLLLPPIIFESGYSLHKGNFFQNIGSITLFAVIGTAISAFIVGGGIYFLGQADVIYKMTMTDSFAFGSLISAVDPVATIAIFNALNVDPVLNMLVFGESILNDAVSIVLTNTAEGFFSRSDTTRVTGWETFLQAVGYFLKMFFGSAALGTLTGLISALFLKHFDLRKTPSLEFGMMIIFAYLPYGLAEGIKLSGIMSILFAGIVMSHYTHHNLSPVTQILMQQTLRTVAFMCETCVFAFLGLSIFSFPHNFEISFVIWCIVLVLLGRAVNIFPLSFLLNFCRDHKITPKMMFIMWFSGLRGAIPYALSLHLGLEPIEKRQLIGTTTIIIVLFTILFLGGGTMPLIRIMDIEDNQSRRKNKKDINLSKTQKMGNTVESEHLSELTEEEYEAHIYQRQDLKGFMWLDAKYLNPFFTRRLTQEDLMHGRIQMKTLTNKWYEEVRQGPSGSEDDDDEAELL; encoded by the exons ATGTTTACAGGAATGGAAACCGCTCGAGTTCacgtgttgtttttgtgcttcgTGTTGTTCCTTTACCCGTGCGTGTCAGAGCGAACTGAGACGGTAAATACTTTGGACGCGAACGACAGCGAGGACAGCGGAAGGGGCACTCTCCATAAGGATGAGTCTCTGTCGAAAAAACAGCTTGCGTTAGTCAAACACGACTTTGGAGATGCACGCGATTTACTCGACCGAGCCGAGGACAGCGCGACTGTCAG CAAGACTAATGACACAGAGAACCACACGAATGATTCCACCAACTCCACATCATCATCAAACAAGCCAACCATGCCGGCACCCCCAAATCCCAAGGCCATTCTCCCCGTGCAAACGGGAGTCGAGGCCCAAGAAGAAGAGCAGTCCAATGGGTTGACCATATTTTTTAGCCTCCTGGTTATTG GAATCTGCATCATCTTGGTCCATCTGCTTATCAAGTTCAAGCTGCATTTTCTTCCGGAGAGTGTTGCTGTTGTGTCCCTTG GGATTCTAATGGGAGGATTTATTAAGATCATTGAGTTCCAGGAACTGGCCAACTGGAAG GAGGAGGAAATGTTCCGACCCAATATGTTCTTCCTTTTGCTCCTCCCACCTATTATCTTTGAATCGGGATACTCTTTACATAAG GGTAACTTTTTCCAGAACATTGGCTCCATCACACTTTTTGCTGTGATTGGCACGGCCATCTCCGCCTTCATAGTTGGAGGAGGCATCTACTTCCTTGGACAG GCAGATGTGATCTACAAGATGACCATGACAGATAG TTTTGCCTTTGGCTCACTCATCTCCGCTGTTGACCCAGTTGCTACCATAGCTATCTTTAACGCCCTCAACGTGGACCCCGTCCTGAACATGTTGGTGTTCGGTGAGAGCATCCTAAACGACGCAGTCTCTATCGTCCTCACAAA CACTGCAGAGGGCTTCTTTTCCCGCTCAGACACAACCAGGGTAACGGGCTGGGAGACATTTTTGCAAGCAGTGGGTTATTTCCTCAAAATGTTCTTTGGTTCTGCTGCCTTGGGGACCCTCACTGGACTCATCTCCGCTCTT TTCCTAAAACACTTTGACTTGAGAAAGACACCATCACTGGAGTTTGGCATGATGATAATCTTTGCTTACCTTCCCTATGGCCTGGCAGAGGGTATTAAACTGTCTG GAATTATGTCCATCCTGTTCGCGGGAATCGTGATGTCTCATTACACCCATCACAACCTGTCTCCTGTCACCCAGATCCTCATGCAACAGACACTGCGCACGGTGGCCTTTATGTGCG AGACGTGTGTGTTTGCCTTTCTCGGTCTATCCATCTTCAGCTTCCCTCACAACTTTGAAATATCGTTTGTCATTTGGTGCATC GTCCTGGTTCTTCTGGGCCGTGCCGTCAACATCTTCCCTCTGTCATTCCTGCTTAACTTTTGCAGAGATCACAAGATCACACCCAAGATGATGTTCATCATGTGGTTCAGTG GTTTGAGAGGAGCTATTCCCTATGCCTTGAGCCTCCATCTTGGCCTGGAGCCCATTGAGAAGCGGCAACTCATTggcaccaccaccatcatcatcgtcCTTTTTACGATCCTCTTCCTCGGGGGCGGGACCATGCCACTCATCCGCATCATGGACATTGAGGATAACCAGTCACGGCGCAAGAACAAGAAGGACATCAATCTCAGCAAGACACAGAAAATG GGGAATACTGTTGAGTCGGAGCATCTATCAGAACTGACGGAGGAGGAATATGAGGCTCACATATACCAGAGACAGGATCTGAAGGGCTTCATGTGGCTTGATGCTAAGTACCTTAACCCCTTCTTCACCCGGAGGCTCACCCAGGAG gaCCTGATGCACGGAAGGATACAGATGAAGACGCTCACCAACAAGTGGTATGAAGAAGTTCGTCAGGGTCCCTCAGGATCAGAGGATGACGACGACGAGGCAGAACTTCTGTGA